A single region of the Helicobacter jaachi genome encodes:
- a CDS encoding cache domain-containing protein has protein sequence MLSKMSIGSKIVLSVCLVLAFCMGLLIVALISTSQHIQEDDARKLVENSAKRTSNAIEGYINEGFVSLNYSQYILSNYIHDKSLNENMAKNILTTLLDSNQWVEYGYIYLKNSALLPDSTSGHKLSNGGVMIVGHDVSSKDTGDVKILNANEVFLNDSGVQHALKSGKPSVGGPVKITIDGEEILSLSLNYPIKDADGSIQGVIGTTLDFDMIAESLFAQRRSTFKNDYRSLVTENGVFLLHPRSEFVGKSFMEIAALRDNPTIKPVVEALAKHESGVHEIENAAGENSIMGLASFEMGRNLTGQYLGVLVVAPTSSVYASMSIMKKIMVAGVLGCLITVSLFVFVYIRMTIARRIQHISHTLFEFFNYLNHKTNTPPQPLKIIAQDELGQMGSAINQNIEQTNKNLDQDTKAIEQSAQTAKEIESG, from the coding sequence ATGTTGAGTAAAATGAGCATAGGCAGCAAAATCGTCCTATCAGTGTGTCTTGTTTTGGCATTTTGTATGGGTCTTTTGATAGTGGCATTAATTAGCACATCGCAGCATATTCAAGAAGATGATGCTAGAAAGCTTGTTGAAAATAGCGCAAAACGCACGAGTAACGCCATTGAGGGCTATATCAATGAAGGCTTTGTGTCGCTTAATTATTCGCAATATATTTTGAGCAATTACATTCATGATAAATCGCTCAATGAAAATATGGCAAAAAATATTCTCACCACGCTTTTAGATTCTAATCAGTGGGTGGAATATGGCTACATTTATCTTAAAAATAGTGCGCTTTTACCAGATAGCACAAGCGGACATAAGCTTAGTAATGGCGGCGTGATGATTGTAGGGCATGATGTGTCCTCAAAAGATACGGGTGATGTTAAGATTTTAAATGCCAATGAGGTTTTTTTAAATGATAGCGGTGTGCAGCATGCGCTTAAAAGTGGCAAGCCCTCTGTTGGCGGCCCTGTAAAAATTACCATTGATGGCGAAGAGATTTTATCTTTAAGCCTTAATTATCCTATTAAAGACGCAGATGGGAGCATTCAAGGTGTGATAGGCACGACATTAGATTTTGATATGATTGCAGAATCGCTTTTTGCCCAGCGCAGAAGCACATTTAAAAATGACTACCGTTCGCTTGTTACAGAAAATGGAGTGTTTCTCCTCCACCCAAGGAGCGAGTTTGTAGGCAAAAGCTTTATGGAGATTGCAGCCCTTAGGGATAATCCAACGATTAAACCAGTCGTTGAAGCTTTGGCTAAGCACGAATCAGGCGTGCATGAGATAGAAAATGCAGCGGGTGAAAATAGCATTATGGGTTTAGCCTCCTTTGAAATGGGGCGAAACCTCACAGGGCAATACTTAGGCGTGCTTGTGGTCGCTCCTACATCATCTGTGTATGCCTCTATGAGCATTATGAAAAAGATTATGGTCGCTGGCGTGCTTGGCTGCCTTATTACGGTATCGCTATTTGTGTTTGTGTATATTCGTATGACTATAGCTCGCAGAATCCAACACATCTCCCACACCCTCTTTGAATTCTTTAATTATCTTAATCATAAAACAAATACTCCTCCACAACCTCTAAAGATAATTGCTCAAGATGAGTTAGGACAAATGGGAAGTGCTATCAACCAAAACATAGAACAAACTAATAAAAACCTAGACCAAGATACTAAAGCTATTGAACAATCAGCACAAACAGCTAAAGAAATAGAATCTGGT